From a single Lineus longissimus chromosome 16, tnLinLong1.2, whole genome shotgun sequence genomic region:
- the LOC135500164 gene encoding uncharacterized protein LOC135500164 translates to MHYSAIQNMRQQFEPNRELLIKITAAMEQYSADNDDNDIDGANDSSPQDETTSKKDINDFIKSAHNKKPEDYNVKTRQAVCENIQKLNVEQRRIFDDVMERLSDSTHKPFYLYIGGRAGTGKTFLMKVIIDGAKLLLMKSGDDLNKESVLVMSPTATAARLIGGHTIESAMGMYRNDDTEVIDTFSTNATLASRHSQVQLLCIDEVSMLGCRKFHNIHLQCKAIFGRHSKPFGNMPLICTGDFFQLPPVGDCWIFKDFTRNSGISFPAQNKWKAYFKTYNLEQKMRSIGDAAFSDLCDRIGLGPAHLTDDDVTFLENRVQSCPDEDNNDKFKTGNLAIIVINNKIREQINATKLVTTINSPSTVFDAEDKAANVDRFDKWTLLDQPYTKTGHLPNRLEVKLECPVMLTVNLNKMDGLTNGVRGYVVHIDEECNIIWVKFPPDVGKRSISCAKIKYGINHQNGCVPITQMRTTFKFKNQSMHHNVKI, encoded by the coding sequence ATGCATTATTCAGCCATTCAAAACATGCGTCAACAATTTGAACCAAACCGCGAATTGCTCATCAAAATAACTGCTGCTATGGAACAGTATTCAGCAGACAATGacgacaatgacattgatggtGCAAACGATAGTTCCCCTCAAGATGAAACCACATCGAAAAAAGATATTAACGATTTCATAAAATCAGCTCACAACAAAAAACCGGAAGACTACAATGTAAAAACAAGGCAGGCTGTCTGTGAAAATATACAAAAATTAAATGTTGAACAACGACGtatatttgatgacgtcatggaacGATTGTCAGACTCAACCCACAAACCCTTCTATTTATATATTGGAGGACGTGCTGGAACAGGCAAAACATTTCTCATGAAAGTAATTATCGATGGAGCAAAGCTACTGCTGATGAAATCGGGTGACGATTTAAATAAAGAATCCGTACTAGTGATGTCTCCCACTGCTACAGCTGCACGACTAATAGGTGGTCACACCATTGAAAGTGCCATGGGCATGTACAGAAATGATGACACTGAGGTCATTGACACATTTTCAACAAATGCTACCCTGGCATCGCGACACAGCCAAGTGCAACTTCTCTGCATTGATGAAGTTTCCATGTTGGGGTGTCGCAAATTTCATAATATTCACCTTCAATGCAAAGCTATATTTGGACGACATTCAAAACCGTTTGGAAATATGCCATTGATATGCACAGGAGACTTCTTCCAACTGCCACCAGTTGGAGACTGCTGGATATTTAAGGACTTCACTCGCAATAGTGGTATAAGTTTTCCAGCCCAAAATAAGTGGAAAGCATATTTCAAAACCTACAATCTAGAACAAAAGATGCGTTCCATTGGTGATGCAGCCTTCTCTGATTTGTGCGATCGCATTGGCTTAGGACCGGCTCATCTCACCGACGATGATGTAACCTTTCTTGAAAACCGTGTCCAATCATGCCCTGATGAAGACAACAATGATAAATTCAAGACAGGTAACCTGGCCATTATCGTCATCAACAACAAAATACGTGAACAAATAAACGCAACGAAACTCGTCACTACCATTAACAGCCCATCAACAGTGTTTGATGCTGAAGACAAGGCAGCAAATGTTGATCGCTTTGATAAATGGACATTGCTGGACCAACCATACACCAAAACTGGCCATTTACCAAACCGACTCGAAGTAAAGCTGGAATGCCCAGTAATGTTGACTGTCAACCTCAACAAAATGGATGGCCTGACAAATGGTGTCAGAGGATATGTTGTTCACATTGATGAAGAATGTAATATCATCTGGGTGAAATTCCCACCAGATGTTGGGAAACGTTCTATATCATGTGCCAAGATTAAATATGGCATCAACCACCAAAACGGATGTGTCCCTATAACCCAAATGCGAAcaactttcaagttcaaaaACCAGAGCATGCATCACAATGTCAAGATTTAG